The Oceanispirochaeta sp. M1 genome has a window encoding:
- a CDS encoding ABC transporter permease, translating into MSNSEVISNKKVKDTGELLKDESPIIEHWHQLKHSKTAMAGLIIILFFIVLAVFAPLLAPMDPVAQDMEMRKTAPFASEYILGTDDLGRDMLSRLIYGARISMIIGIIAVGIALFFGIIIGMVSAYYGGWVDKIIMRLVDIMLAFPYILLTIVIVAVLGPSLTNAMVAIGISQIPRYIRIVRASVLAEKENDYVLAERALGASDMELMFRSILPNCLAPISVQATLGFGSAILESAGLSFLGLGAQPPTPEWGLMIASSKEFVTSAWWIVTLPGIATLLAVLGFNLLGDGLRDILDPRMKD; encoded by the coding sequence ATGAGTAATTCAGAAGTAATTAGTAATAAAAAAGTAAAAGATACGGGAGAACTCCTGAAGGATGAATCTCCTATTATTGAACATTGGCATCAGCTGAAGCATAGTAAAACCGCCATGGCCGGGTTGATTATCATCCTGTTTTTCATTGTATTGGCTGTTTTCGCTCCGCTTCTGGCTCCCATGGACCCTGTAGCCCAGGATATGGAGATGAGAAAAACAGCGCCCTTTGCTTCCGAGTATATTCTTGGTACAGATGACCTGGGGCGGGATATGCTTTCAAGGTTGATCTACGGGGCCAGAATTTCCATGATTATCGGTATTATTGCCGTGGGTATTGCTCTGTTTTTCGGTATTATTATCGGTATGGTTTCCGCTTATTACGGTGGCTGGGTAGATAAGATAATTATGAGGCTGGTAGATATAATGCTGGCCTTTCCCTATATTCTACTGACCATTGTTATCGTTGCGGTTTTAGGACCATCTCTGACCAATGCCATGGTCGCCATCGGTATATCACAGATTCCGCGGTACATACGTATTGTCAGGGCTTCGGTTCTGGCCGAAAAAGAGAATGACTATGTTCTTGCAGAAAGAGCTTTAGGGGCTTCGGATATGGAACTTATGTTCCGATCCATTCTTCCCAACTGTCTGGCACCTATCTCAGTTCAGGCTACCCTGGGCTTCGGTTCCGCCATTCTTGAATCTGCGGGTCTCTCCTTTCTCGGACTGGGAGCTCAGCCTCCTACCCCCGAATGGGGTCTTATGATTGCCAGCTCCAAGGAGTTTGTAACCTCCGCCTGGTGGATCGTAACCCTGCCCGGTATTGCCACACTTCTGGCTGTACTTGGATTCAACCTGCTGGGAGACGGCCTGCGGGATATTCTAGACCCGAGGATGAAAGACTGA
- a CDS encoding ABC transporter ATP-binding protein, with product MDDNKLLSIENINVHFHTRRGVVKAVRDLSLYINKGETLALVGESGCGKSVTAHTINQLIPMPPGVIESGSVIFRDRDLLQLPEKEIQKLRGTQISMIFQEPMTSLNPVFKIGDQLADVFLAHQKMSKKKAHAKAVELLDLVKIPSPEKRAMDYPHQLSGGMRQRVMIAMALASPEPGLMIADEPTTALDVTIQAQILDLLTDLKDEVDMSILLITHDMGVVAETADRVVVMYAGRKVEEGTVFQIFDNPSHPYTLGLLNSLPSNEKYGDNNRLEAIPGNVPDLLSLGDGCPFANRCSYGDASCDKEFPGITTVEEGHSIWCYKADDVKNQKGSKS from the coding sequence ATGGACGACAATAAACTACTTTCTATTGAAAACATAAATGTGCATTTTCATACCCGCCGTGGTGTGGTAAAGGCTGTCCGTGACCTCTCTCTTTATATCAATAAGGGTGAAACTCTTGCATTGGTAGGGGAGTCGGGCTGTGGTAAGTCTGTAACTGCTCATACAATCAACCAGCTTATTCCCATGCCTCCGGGTGTGATTGAAAGCGGTTCTGTTATATTCAGAGACAGAGATCTGCTGCAGCTTCCTGAGAAGGAGATTCAGAAACTGAGGGGTACTCAGATTTCAATGATCTTTCAGGAACCCATGACCAGTCTGAACCCTGTTTTTAAAATAGGAGACCAGCTGGCGGATGTATTTCTGGCCCATCAGAAAATGTCAAAGAAAAAAGCTCATGCAAAAGCGGTAGAGCTCCTGGATCTGGTGAAGATACCTTCTCCCGAAAAGAGGGCTATGGATTATCCCCATCAGCTTTCCGGAGGAATGAGACAGCGTGTTATGATTGCCATGGCCCTTGCCTCTCCCGAGCCTGGACTGATGATTGCCGATGAACCGACTACGGCTCTTGATGTAACCATACAGGCACAGATTCTGGATCTTCTTACAGATTTAAAAGATGAAGTGGATATGTCCATTCTTCTGATCACCCACGATATGGGTGTCGTTGCCGAAACTGCGGACCGGGTTGTTGTCATGTACGCAGGCCGTAAAGTGGAGGAGGGAACTGTGTTCCAGATTTTTGATAATCCCTCCCATCCCTATACCCTTGGACTGCTCAATTCTCTTCCTTCCAATGAAAAGTACGGTGATAACAACCGTCTTGAAGCGATTCCCGGCAATGTTCCTGATCTTCTGAGTCTGGGAGACGGTTGTCCCTTTGCCAACCGCTGCTCCTATGGCGATGCTTCCTGTGATAAGGAATTTCCCGGAATTACTACGGTGGAAGAGGGACATTCTATCTGGTGTTATAAGGCGGATGATGTAAAAAACCAAAAAGGATCTAAAAGCTGA